The Salvelinus sp. IW2-2015 linkage group LG4q.2, ASM291031v2, whole genome shotgun sequence genome includes the window CAAATTGACCCAGCAACACAGTAGAAGGGTTAAAAGTTCCACGAAATAGTAATATCAGTTTCTTTATCTCAAGGTGCCAACTCATTCCTCAACTTTTTGCCAGAGCATAAGATGTGCATATGTATTTCAAATTGTTGTTTTTCATGTTGTTGTTACATGTTAAAACCAGGTTTTTGCTTAAGTTCActttttgagtgtaatgtttgaATGCTTTGctaataaaaatgtttttgttattattaCTAAGGTGTTCAAGCTGCTGATTATGGACCTTCCTCAGAGGAGGAGAGTCATTGAGAACCTCCGAGAGATGGACGACCCCACCAGCGATCAGGTGGAGAGAGAGctggacggagaggagaggaggacggaaaaCATCGGGATGAAAAAGAGGAGTGAAGAGGGAGAcggaaggagaggaaaagaggtggaggagatgaatgagggagcgagagggaaggagaaaagccAGAGCCATggtgagaggaaggaggaagagaaaagatACCAGATGCTTGTGGAAATGCAGCGTATCTGTTCCCacgaagagaaaagagaaagggaaaCCTTCCTGAGaaacaaggagagggaggaaaagaaaagggaggatgaggagagaatgagacagtTGGCACATCTGGCCAAGGAAAAAAGGGATGtggacagaagggagagagagacgcgcaggatggagagggagatagtggagaagagaaaggaggttGACCACAGAGTGATGTCTGTGAACAGGAAGGTGCTCTCTCTCAGGTCCGAGGCTGAACAAATCAGGAAGGAGAGAAAGTCACTAAGGATGTTTCAGAGCAAGCTAGAGAACCAGGGACTAAATATGGAAGTCCAGAGCAGGGCTCAGAACCAGGGACTAAATATGGAAGTCCAGAGCAGCGGCTCAGAACCAGGGACTAAATATGGAAGTCCAGAGCAGGGCTCAGAACCAGGGACTAAATATGGAAGTCCAGAGCAGGGCTCAGAACCAGGTAGTGAGAATGGAAACTCCGAGCGAGAACCAGGAAGTGAAGAGAAGTGTTAAGCAGAGCGCCGATCAAGGCAGACAGAAATGCTCTGTGGTAAGAGAAAACACCTCTCATTTACACTTGCTGCTTGGCCATAGGGTCTGTATAGGTGGCTAAATGTAAACAGCTATACTTTGTTATCAAGGGATAACAATGAGCAGGACACAATTTATTAATAGGATCCTCTTATCTGTCTTTATGTGTGTTGTAGAGTGGGGAAGTGCTGTATGAGTTTTGTACATCTCACATGTTAAAAACGAACATTCAATCTGTAGTTTGTTTACTGATTAGTTGCATTGTCCTCTTTttatctccttctttctttctctccatctcttcccctcctctttcaCAGAAAGCAGATGAGGAGAAAACACAGAATGACATtcgaagagaggaagaaaagaggcAAATCGAGGAGGGGGACAAGAAGGACGAGATACCGAGTGTGAGTGAGAGATtcagtgagagagaagggaagggacagagagaggaggagaggaagagtcgAGAAACTGGGATTGATAGTAACATTGAAAGTGAGGCAGttggtgtgatggaagacaacaGAAAGATGTCGGAAGACTGTGTCAGCCGGAAAGAGACAGATAAGGAAAGGAGGAGTGAGAAGGCTGTGAGAGTAGAGAAAAAGGAGGTGTCTGAGGAGAGGGAAATAAAGTTGGAGAAGAAGAAGTCTGAGGATGAACAGAGTGAGAAAAAGACaaaagagacaaagcaagaaaagCAGACTTCAACAGAGACAGAACTGAGTGACTGGGATGAGgacagtgaggaggaagagattgTGGCGGTGAAGTTGAAGGTGAATAAGAAACAGAAGAGCGAGGCGGTGAAGAAGAGGTCTGAGGATGAACAGAGTGAGAAAAAGACaaaagagacaaagcaagaaaagCAGACTTCAGCAGAGACAGAACTGAGTGACTGGGATGAGgacagtgaggaggaagagattgTGTCGGCGAAATTGACGAAGAAGAAACAGAAAGAGCTGGAAGAGAGGCAGAAGGAGGAGAAAAGggtgagaaaggaggagaagaagaaggaagaagagcGCCTGATGAATAGGGAGGAGgacaagaggaaagaggaggagaagaagctaCCAGAGCAGGTAATGCATTCTCCAACACTTTATCTAGAATTCTATTTTACAAATAACTCCCACTTTTCCTACATTGGAGGGGGCTATACAAAACCATTTCAGTCCTTCCCAATTTCATTGTGTGTGATTGCACTTCTTGCCCGATAGTCAAACATGTcaatctaaaatatataaatCCGTCAATTTTAACGGAACAGGTGAGCCTGAAAGTCCTGCAGGAATCCTGGAAGAAGGCTAAAGCGGAGGACAGGAAGAGATCTGAGGCACCCAAAATGGAAGCAGAACAGCAGCACCAGTGGGCTGATTTTTTCAGTAatttgagggaggaggaggagcaacgGCAACTAAAGGAGTTGGAGAAGAACAGGAGGAAGGAGTTCGCTGTCCAGGGGGGCTTCCAGATGTTCCATAAAAAATCCCCAGGAAATGAGTCAGCAATATCGGTGAGTTCATCTGAGGACACTGGCTCTGAGTGGGAGAggcagtgggaggaggagaagaggagggagaaggagaggaaggaggaggaggagaagaggaagagactggAAAataagaagagggaggagatggcAAAGGAACGGGAGGAGCAGAAGAATAGAGAGGCGGAGGCGAAGTGGCAGGCACGTCTTGTTCCCAAGAAAAAGAAAGGTGTATTTAAGTCATTCTTCAACATTTTCACGTAGAAGAATGTGAcatagagcagtaaaaaataaatgaaaacattacATATTTTCAAAATTTTTATCAAGCATTGATCAAATGGaataaaaatatagttttttttattccaAAGGAAATGTTCATGTGTATTTCTTTCTCTATGTTAATATTAACGTTAATCACTTAGTGACATAAGAAAGAAAACGATAGCTGCAAGCAGAAATAATAGAAACAGTCTCACTTAGTCACCTGTTGGGCACCGTGGGAATTAAAAAGACATAACTTAAAGCATGCCATCTACGTTATATCATTCTATATCAAATTGGTGAAGTGTTATGCCTAGTATGTTTGCCACAGCGCCACCATGTGGCCAAGTGCTATCATACTGATGCCACTGTCCCTcccaattttctctctctctctctctctctctctctctctctctctctctctctctctctctctctctccctctgctaatGTACACCACACCAATGGGGGAGAGCGCTCATTAAAAAATAGCCAGCAGGCAGAGTAAGAAGCGTcttacctgtctctctcttcttccacctccaccttctcttcttccttgtccctcttttcctcctctctcctctatctctcattCATCTTAGTCCGGATGGTTTCTGGTccttataaatacataatatcaCTGTGTTGTTCATGTGAAAAAATATATCTCCACAGGCTATGATATTTGCATATTGCTATCTCTGGAACATAGAAACGGAGATGAGATATCGCTAAATGAAAGCTTGAGTATTATTCAAAAGAATAATCTtgaaacagaacaaaaaaaaaacaagttactCGCTGAACAAAACGATGCCACTGGACCTCCTGGGTGTGCTATGGTGACACGGGCGTGACGGAGGgaaggacggacggacagacagacaaaactcagagagagcgagagagagagagagaagagagagagcgagagagagagagagagagagagagagagagagagagagagagagagagagagagagagagagagagagagagagagagagagagagagatcgggtCAGaaagacacactcactcactctgtgtgaTTGGATTAAAAATAGAGCTGTGGACAGGCTCTCTGAAAGGTGAGAATAACCAACGGGAATGATCAGGGACAGCCAAGCAGgacctgtgtgtgtttcctgaaTAACACTCATCAAACCACACTGACATAGttatatatacaggtaactgccaaaataaaggaaaccccaacataaagtgtcttaatagggtgttgggccaccacgagcctccaggacagcttcaatgcaccttggcatagattctaccagtgtctggaactctattggatggatgcgacaccattcttccacgagaaattacatcatttggtgttttaaaGATGGTGGTAGTCGccaataagtgttcaattgggtttgagatctggtgactgatatggccatggcatatggttgacatgctcatcaaaccattgagtgaccactcatgccctgtggatggaggcattgtcatcctatggggagcatagccatggtagccaaaataatggcctgcccagcatttttatacatgaccctaagacCGGTggcatgttaattgcttaattaactcaaaaAACAGACCTGTGTGggagcacctgctttcaatatactttgtatccctcatttaatcaagtgtttccattattctggcagttacctgtatatgtcatttagcagacacttttatctaaAATGACTGACACTCATGCATACATTTCACATATGGGTGGTATTGGGACTTGAACCCACTATCCTAGCATTGCAAGCACAatcctctaccaactgagctatagAGGACCAATACTGCCGTGCTTTCTGCAGACCTCTCACAGAAACCACTGTGTATACAAAGTAATGCgaccttcattcattcatttgtaaTGTGCAATTGTGATATAGAAACATTCTAAAGCATGTTGAAGACCCATATTATCTTCAAAATAAGACaaagtgtgtgattgtgtgtgtgtgtgtgtctgtgaagtcTTCCAGGGGTCAGGGTGCTGCTGGTGGGGCCATAATGAAGATTAATGTACTGGAAGCCTCTGACTACGTTGAAAAAAAAATTGCTGGTACTGTGTGTGCCTGCAGGGCACCCTTCCACTCCATCCTCAGATGAGCTGAGACAAGTGTCAGAGCAGGAAATGTCAGAGCGCTGCCACAGACCCTCAGTGCCTGACAGACATCACACCGCCACTTTCACTgttctacacacgcacacatgcgcaaagtcacgcacacacacgaacatGCACGAGCGTGCACACAAACGAATGCGCACACGCACTCACTCATAATATTACTTCtccataaaatacaaaaatgatatcAGGCTATATTGTAAACCTTATACAGTATGTACGAATGTGTACAGTCTACTCCAGACATTATAATAATGGtatgtttaagcaataaggcctgagggggagTGGTATATGAACAATATATCATGCctcagggctgttcttaagcacgattcATCATGGAGTGCCTAGATAcggcccttagccgtgatatattggccacataccgtaagcccctgaggtgccttattgctattataaactggttaccaacctaattagagcagtaaaaagaaatgtattgccatacctgtggtatacagtctggtataccacggctgtcagccaattagAACTCAGGGCttgaaccatccagtttataatgtCTATTACACCATTTGGCCCTAGTGTATAAAGCCATTTCCgagcgagaagagaagagaagagaaagagagagaagagagagagagaagagagagagagagatgagagagagagaaaagagagaaagagagatgagagaagagaagagagagagagagagagagagagaagagagaagagagagagagagaagagagagagagagagagagagagagagagagagaggagagagagagagacgagagagagagagagagaagagagagagagagagagagagagaagagagagagagagagagagagaaggggaggtgagagagggagaaaaatgtgTCTGTTGGCatgtaatgtgttttgttttgctaaGCAGAGCTGTGTTGTACATGTTACAGATGTCTTAAGTAATTCCACCATCTGGGCTTTAGCTCTGTGCCCTGTGACCCACGCTCATCTAAGTTGTGCTATCTGGGTCTTCCTTGGACAAGTCATTACGTTTAGCCCCAAAACAGCCATTTGTCTACAACTTGGCACAAGATTAAAATAGTAGAAATACCTCAAGTAATGAAAAATCTCATTGCATGTTTGAACAGCGCTTTTTTACTGCCTGGTTAGcaaccccccctctcttccccctctcctccctctctccttactgGCTGTGCACTTTGCAGTCCCctgcggggggggcggggggggtccTTGGCCTGGGTCACTGGCGTGATCACACCAGTTCAGGGCTTgtcaaagggtgtgtgtgtgtgtttgtgtgcgatgtgtgtgtgtgtgtgccatcgcAGCTGATGTGCTGTCCGGCCGCATTGCTGTCTTGGTGACAATGAGTGCTCCTGCCAAACGCCCGGCAACCAGAGTCACATCTGCTCCTGTCGGTCGTCACGGCGATATCACTAAGGTCTGCCCCGCAACCAGCACAtggccaggaggagagagagacagatagagagagataggagagagatgggagagagataggggtagagagagcaagagagagagagagatacattgagagagagagtgagagagagacggaaagagagagatatttatgtttttttcccttttgtagtttaactatttgcacataatatgacatttgtaatgtctttattcttttttttctcacttttgtttattatctagttcatctgctttggcaatgttaacatatgccaataaagcccttaaattaaaatgagagagagagagagagagagagagagagaagtatagcTATATAGAGAGGGTAGTGAAAGAGAGGCTGAGAaagggatagagatagagagagatggctgCAGATACacagaaaacgagagagagagagagtacctgTTGTATTTCTTCAGTCTGATCACTGTTGACATGTATAGCTCCAGTCCCTGTCACCACTCTGTCTCACGCCAACCTCCCAGGCTATGCCTGCTtgactgcctctcctctcctcagctgtcTTTGTGTCTCTTCCACACCAGCCCTGTGATGGCAGGCCATGTGGGCTGTGTATCTGGCTCACAGCGTGGGGCTAACAAAGTGGAAAATATGAGGAGAGAAAAGACTTGACTGTTGGCTGCAGTGGGTTTTCGCTCCTCTGACAGTGGATAGACTTCAGTAAAGTCACTGTTGACCTCTTCCAGTCGGCTGGAGACACAGCAACACAGGTTAAATACGCCTCTACCTCACCTCTCTCACTccttttcccctccctcctttctcatcactcttttctttccctctccctccacctctcctctccacctctccctccacctctttctcCTTTTTCTCTGCACCCTTTCTCCTTAATCATACTAGCCTCATGAACATGGCCTAGACTCTGGCTATTTGAAACATCATCTATttagctccctccctccctacttcctccctccctacttcctccctccctactccctccctccctccctccctcataaatcctccctccctccctcataaaTAGGTATAAGGGCAGGTGTTTAACCTTACCTAAGGGGTGATTGTGGCGGTCGGCTGTTAAACGAGTGGAGCGAGAGACTTCCACTCTGAATGCAGACGAGTGAACCCCTGGCCTTTATCTCATACAGTTATACTGTTGATATGTCAGTGGCGCAATGGATATCAGGAACTTTTAGAGTCAAACTACATGGGTTTTCAATGGTTACAGTATGGTCAAGAGTCTACTGAATCTGGACATGCATGCGTGACAATCAGAACTGAATGTGATCATCTGTGTCAAGTAATGAGGGAtgtttatcgttgctgtggtcaTTTCAGGGTGTCAAGGATGCCCGGT containing:
- the LOC139027630 gene encoding uncharacterized protein, translating into MEDNRKMSEDCVSRKETDKERRSEKAVRVEKKEVSEEREIKLEKKKSEDEQSEKKTKETKQEKQTSTETELSDWDEDSEEEEIVAVKLKVNKKQKSEAVKKRSEDEQSEKKTKETKQEKQTSAETELSDWDEDSEEEEIVSAKLTKKKQKELEERQKEEKRVRKEEKKKEEERLMNREEDKRKEEEKKLPEQVSLKVLQESWKKAKAEDRKRSEAPKMEAEQQHQWADFFSNLREEEEQRQLKELEKNRRKEFAVQGGFQMFHKKSPGNESAISVSSSEDTGSEWERQWEEEKRREKERKEEEEKRKRLENKKREEMAKEREEQKNREAEAKWQARLVPKKKKGVFKSFFNIFT